A stretch of Henckelia pumila isolate YLH828 chromosome 4, ASM3356847v2, whole genome shotgun sequence DNA encodes these proteins:
- the LOC140863347 gene encoding putative hydrolase C777.06c, whose amino-acid sequence MVVPLSFGVVRPIPSSWIQLTRIMNPINLYTRAPLSILRNGSTRFGPIFQASLHSSSASDSRLAQVFKNQSEIIFIGTGTSEGIPRVSCLTNPNKTCPVCFKAKEPGSRNKRLNTSLLIRLPRPLGECNILIDAGKFFYHSALRWFPTYGIRTIDAVIITHSHADAIGGLDDLRDWTNNVQPSVPIFTALRDFEVMNKTHYYLVDKSGVTPGAAVSDLLFHIIQEEPFLVHDLQFIPLPVWHGRGYHSLGFRFGNICYISDVSEIPEDTYPLLENCEILILDALRPDRSSSTHFGLPQALEEVRKIRPKRTLFTGMMHLMDHDEVNSDLVKLKETEGLDVQLSYDGLRVPVSL is encoded by the exons ATGGTTGTACCTCTCTCTTTCGGTGTTGTACGTCCGATTCCTTCTTCATGGATCCAGTTGACCCGTATAATGAACCCGATTAATCTCTACACAAGGGCACCTTTATCGATTTTAAGAAATGGGTCGACTCGCTTTGGCCCTATTTTTCAAGCTTCCCTTCATTCGA GTTCTGCTAGTGATTCTCGACTAGCTCAAGTTTTTAAAAACCAATCTGAAATCATTTTTATTGGAACTGGGACTAGTGAAGGGATTCCACGCGTGAGCTGTCTTACTAATCCCAACAAGACATGCCCA GTTTGTTTCAAGGCTAAAGAACCTGGTAGCAGAAATAAGAGGCTTAACACAAGCCTCCTCATCCGCTTACCCAGGCCATTGGGAGAATGTAACATTCTTATTGATGCTGGCAA GTTTTTCTATCACAGTGCGCTGAGATGGTTCCCGACTTATGG GATAAGAACAATTGATGCCGTTATTATTACACATTCTCATGCTGATGCAATCGGAG GTTTGGACGATCTTCGTGATTGGACAAATAATGTTCAGCCTTCTGTTCCAATTTTTACCGCATTGCGTGACTTTGAG GTGATGAATAAAACTCATTATTATTTGGTAGATAAAAGTGGTGTGACACCTGGTGCTGCAGTTTCAGACTTGCTGTTTCACATCATACAAGAAGAGCCATTCTTAGTACATGATCTTCAG TTTATTCCCTTACCAGTCTGGCATGGTCGCGGTTATCACTCTTTGGGTTTTCGTTTTGGCAATATTTGTTATATTAG TGATGTGAGTGAAATACCTGAAGATACCTATCCTCTTCTCGAGAACTGTGAAATTCTTATTCTG GATGCTCTGAGGCCAGATCGATCTTCTTCAACACATTTTGGACTCCCCCAA GCATTGGAGGAGGTTCGAAAAATCAGACCGAAAAGAACTCTTTTCACTG GCATGATGCATCTCATGGATCATGACGAAGTGAACTCGGATCTTGTGAAGTTGAAGGAGACTGAAGGACTTGATGTTCAACTTAGCTACGACGGACTCCGTGTGCCAGTATCTCTGTGA